CTCGATTTGTTTTATACAGAAACTTATGGTTTTAGCAATTTAAAAGTTTTGGGGATTCGAGCGCTTTTAGTCGACCACCGTTTTCAAGGCCAAGGTGTAGCGACCAAAGCAATTAACTTGTTGCCTTCTTATGTCGACAACAACTATCCCGATTTTCAAGCTCTTCAATTAACGGTAAATTGCCGCAATAAAGCAGCGTATAACTGCTACTGCAAATGTGGTTTCGAGGATACTGGGGAGTTGTACCTTGGTGGTCCGGTTGGTCCTCAACATGTAATGCAGAGAAAAATCGTTTAACAACACACCCTGAGAAGGACAACAAGACAAATGACAAAACGTTACCCACCGGTTGAACCGTTTAATTCGGGGATGTTAGAAGTAAGTGACGGTCACCGAATCTATTGGGAAGAAGTGGGTAACTGTGAAGGTATTCCTGCTATTTACCTTCATGGTGGGCCTGGAGGTGGCTGTGGTCCAGGCTCTAGACGATATTTCGATCCTAGTGCATATCGCGCTGTACTCTTTGATCAGCGAGGATGTGGGCGTAGCCTTCCGCTTGTCTCTGAATTTAACGCTAACCTGAGCTCGAATACAACGGATCACCTTATTGCTGATATTGAAGCATTGCGAGAGTATCTCAACATTGACAAATGGGTTGTGGTTGGTGGCTCTTGGGGAGTGACGCTAGGTCTTGTCTATGCACAACGTTATCCCAATCGGGTCATTGCGATGGTCTTAGGGTCGATAACAACTGGAACTCGTCGTGAAATTGATTGGATTACTCGAGATATGGGGAGGATTTTTCCCCGTGAATGGGAGCGTTTTTGCTCATTGGTGCCTGAGACAGAAAGAGAAGGCGATTTATGTGCGGCATACGCACGACTTTTAGCCGATTCTGACCTTGAAGTTAGTCAACGGGCTGCACTCGAATGGTGCCGCTGGGAGGACACTCATGTTTCACTAATGCCTGGTTGGGAGCCGTCACCGCGTTACCGTGATCCTCAGTTTAGTCTTATTTTTTCTCGACTAGTAACACACTACTGGAGTCGAGGTTGTTTTTTGACTGATGGTGAGTTGATGGCGGGGATGCATTATTTAGAAGATA
This genomic window from Vibrio tritonius contains:
- a CDS encoding GNAT family N-acetyltransferase → MVSIEKYSVKRKYEANLLSVKPEQSEFTAGNINDVLSSLKEHEHPHLIINNSEVAGFFLLDLFYTETYGFSNLKVLGIRALLVDHRFQGQGVATKAINLLPSYVDNNYPDFQALQLTVNCRNKAAYNCYCKCGFEDTGELYLGGPVGPQHVMQRKIV
- the pip gene encoding prolyl aminopeptidase, with the protein product MTKRYPPVEPFNSGMLEVSDGHRIYWEEVGNCEGIPAIYLHGGPGGGCGPGSRRYFDPSAYRAVLFDQRGCGRSLPLVSEFNANLSSNTTDHLIADIEALREYLNIDKWVVVGGSWGVTLGLVYAQRYPNRVIAMVLGSITTGTRREIDWITRDMGRIFPREWERFCSLVPETEREGDLCAAYARLLADSDLEVSQRAALEWCRWEDTHVSLMPGWEPSPRYRDPQFSLIFSRLVTHYWSRGCFLTDGELMAGMHYLEDIPAILIHGRWDISGPLDVALNLHRAWSNSELWILEEAGHGGMGFSEAMTAALDKFCG